The stretch of DNA GACCGCCAGAAAAAGGACGAACAGGATAACCGGTAGCGCCATCAGGAGCAGCACGAGTTGCATCGGCGCGCTGGTGAGACCTGCCTGGTACATGAGCTTTTCGAGCTTTCGACCGGGGCCCTCCACGAACGCGGGAAGATTGTCGAACTCGCCGCGACGTTCGCGTCGTAGGGCCACAGCGGCCTCCTCGCGCGACATGCCGCGTTCGATCAGTTCGAGCCGCTTGTTGATCGCTCGGCCCGTCCCGCGCCGCCGCGCGATCGCGCGCGCGGAATATTCGACGAGGATCACCGTGGCGGCGAAGATGAAGATGAGCACGATGATCCGCAGCACGCCCGATGCGATCATTGGAAGCTCCGATCGGGCCGGAAGAGTTCATTCGAAAGTGTGACGCCGTGGGCGGCTGCCACATCGAGGAAGCGGGGGAGAATGCCGGTGGCTTCGAAATGTCCCTCGACCGTTCCATCTTCATTGGTGCCGGTCTTCTTGAAGCGGAAGATTTCCTGAAGCTGGATGACGTCCCCCTCCATGCCGGTGATTTCGCTCACGCTTATCAGTCGCCGACGCCCATCGAGCAGACGCGAGATCTGAACGACCAGGTTGATCGCCGAGGCGATCTGCGAGCGGCTCGAGCGTTCGGGGATGTCGATCCCGCTCATGCCGATCATCTGTTCGAGTCTCGAGATGCTGTCGCGGGGGCTGTTGGCATGGATGGTCGTCATCGACCCCTCGTGCCCGGTGTTCATCGCCTGCAGCATGTCGAACGCCTCGCCAGCACGGACCTCGCCGACGATGATCCGGTCGGGCCGCATACGCAGCGCGTTCTTGACGAGGTCACGGGCCGATACTTCGCCACGACCTTCGATATTGGGTGGGCGCGTTTCGAGCCGGGCGACATGATCCTGCTGCAACTGGAGTTCGGCGCTGTCCTCGATCGTGACGATACGCTCCGACGAATCAATGTAACGCGAGAGCGCGTTGAGCATCGTCGTCTTGCCCGAACCGGTGCCGCCCGAGATGATGATGTTTCGCTTGGCGATCACCGCTGCTGTCAGCACCTCGGCGACTTCCGCGGGGAGCGAGCCGATATCGACCAGCTTCTCGAGATCGATTGGAACCTTCGCAAACTTTCGGATCGAGAGAAGGGCACCGTCGAGCGCGAGCGGAGGGACGACCGCGTTGACTCGGCTTCCGTCGGCAAGGCGCGCATCGACCATCGGAGAGGATTCGTCGATCCGCCTTCCCACTGCCGACACGATCTTCTGAATGATGCGAACGAGGTGGCTCTCGTCCTTGAAATGCACCCGTGTCCGCTCGAGGCGACCGTGCCGCTCGACATAGACGTTGTCGTGGCCATTGACGAGAATATCGCTGATGGACGGATCCTTCAGCAGCGGCTCCAGCGGTCCGAGGCCCAGCAGTTCGTCGAGCACGTCTTCGGTGAGCCGCTCGCGTTCGCCCGTGTTGAGCGCGTGGCTCTGCTTTGCGAGTTCTTCGGCGACGATCGATCCGATTTCGTCCGCAACCTGTTCGCGCGACATACTGTCGAGTGCCGACAGGTTGATCAGATCGAGAAGCCGCTGGTGAAGTTCGACCTTGAGCGCGATGCTGCTGTCGAATTCAGCGACTGGTGTTTCGCTGTCTATCGTATCCGGCGCGGGGGACGAGGCGGGAGCGGCGACGCCGTCGTCATCCTCGGGAAGGGGTGCCGGACGCTGTTCTTGCGGTCGTTTGATGTTCCACATGGCTCAGCGCTCCCCCAGGGCCGCGGCGACGCCTTGGCCAAGCGCGTCGAGATCCTTGGACAGCCGTGAACGGCGCCGCACTTCGTTCATCGGGACGCCGAGTTCGATCGTCTCGTTCATCACCTCGTCTTCGCGCACTACGGTGAAATCCGCCTCTCGGCCCAGAACCCGCTGCAGATCGCTGCGATCGACATTGCGAAAAAGGCCGCTTTCGAAGCGATTGACGATGATGCGGATATCGAGCGTCCCAAGTGACTGCTGCTCGATGAGATCGAGCTGGCGGCGGGCGCGAGAAAGACTGGGGACACTGAGCCCCGTGACGAGAAGGACGAGATCGGCGCGCGCCAGCAGCGACAGCGACCAATCGGTCCAGTTCGCCGGCAGGTCGA from Sphingomicrobium sp. XHP0239 encodes:
- a CDS encoding CpaF family protein, translating into MWNIKRPQEQRPAPLPEDDDGVAAPASSPAPDTIDSETPVAEFDSSIALKVELHQRLLDLINLSALDSMSREQVADEIGSIVAEELAKQSHALNTGERERLTEDVLDELLGLGPLEPLLKDPSISDILVNGHDNVYVERHGRLERTRVHFKDESHLVRIIQKIVSAVGRRIDESSPMVDARLADGSRVNAVVPPLALDGALLSIRKFAKVPIDLEKLVDIGSLPAEVAEVLTAAVIAKRNIIISGGTGSGKTTMLNALSRYIDSSERIVTIEDSAELQLQQDHVARLETRPPNIEGRGEVSARDLVKNALRMRPDRIIVGEVRAGEAFDMLQAMNTGHEGSMTTIHANSPRDSISRLEQMIGMSGIDIPERSSRSQIASAINLVVQISRLLDGRRRLISVSEITGMEGDVIQLQEIFRFKKTGTNEDGTVEGHFEATGILPRFLDVAAAHGVTLSNELFRPDRSFQ